The following proteins come from a genomic window of Halomarina ordinaria:
- a CDS encoding UPF0058 family protein: MHKDELLELHEQMVIILEYFNGQDDVDSSLFDAYYQLDVEPGDVHKSKSEHKHAVFVLGNALASAMSDDEFSDAGRISKRMQELADDAESKL; the protein is encoded by the coding sequence ATGCACAAGGACGAACTCCTCGAACTCCACGAGCAGATGGTCATCATCCTGGAGTACTTCAACGGTCAGGACGACGTCGACAGCTCGCTGTTCGACGCCTACTACCAGCTCGACGTCGAGCCCGGCGACGTCCACAAGTCCAAGAGCGAACACAAACACGCCGTCTTCGTGCTCGGGAACGCCCTCGCGAGCGCGATGAGCGACGACGAGTTCTCCGACGCCGGGCGCATCAGCAAGCGGATGCAGGAACTCGCCGACGACGCCGAGTCGAAACTGTAG
- a CDS encoding ribbon-helix-helix domain-containing protein: MPKVEITIPEHLEMQITQMIEQGEFVNRDEAVEDLLAAGLRAYKTSGPMDDDEPGAFEDDGMMGHEDEYVF, from the coding sequence ATGCCCAAGGTGGAGATCACGATTCCGGAGCACCTCGAGATGCAAATCACACAGATGATCGAGCAGGGAGAGTTCGTCAACCGCGACGAGGCCGTCGAAGACCTGCTTGCGGCGGGGCTGCGCGCGTACAAGACGAGCGGCCCCATGGACGACGACGAACCGGGGGCCTTCGAGGACGACGGCATGATGGGCCACGAAGACGAGTACGTCTTCTGA
- a CDS encoding sulfite oxidase-like oxidoreductase, whose translation MSVRDVTHLHEEFDGERLPPGQRETERFPVLSKSGTPSWSPDTWEFEVWGAVDEPRSFSLEAFTDLPHETQRQDFHCVTGWSRFDNEFTGVTFPTLADLAGVDPEATHVMFHGFDDYTTDLPLDACMREEVLFAWELDGEPLPDDHGGPVRVVTPHKYAYKGAKWVDGVEFLTDHERGYWEKRGYSDSANPWNEERYS comes from the coding sequence ATGAGCGTACGCGACGTGACGCACCTCCACGAGGAGTTCGACGGCGAGCGCCTCCCGCCGGGCCAGCGCGAGACCGAGCGGTTCCCGGTGCTCTCGAAGAGCGGGACGCCTTCGTGGTCGCCCGACACCTGGGAGTTCGAGGTGTGGGGCGCCGTCGACGAACCCCGTTCGTTCTCGCTCGAGGCGTTCACCGACCTCCCCCACGAGACCCAGCGACAGGACTTCCACTGCGTGACCGGCTGGAGCCGGTTCGACAACGAGTTCACGGGCGTCACCTTCCCCACCCTCGCCGACCTCGCGGGCGTCGACCCCGAGGCGACCCACGTCATGTTCCACGGCTTCGACGACTACACGACCGACCTCCCCCTCGACGCGTGCATGCGCGAGGAGGTGCTGTTCGCGTGGGAACTCGACGGCGAGCCCCTGCCGGACGACCACGGTGGGCCGGTGCGCGTGGTCACCCCACACAAGTACGCCTACAAGGGGGCGAAGTGGGTCGACGGCGTCGAGTTCCTCACCGACCACGAACGGGGCTACTGGGAGAAGCGCGGCTACTCCGACAGCGCGAACCCCTGGAACGAGGAACGGTACAGTTAG
- a CDS encoding isochorismate synthase codes for MESARSGGVAADARERGVLVSRSCEVPDVSFRAFLTERAVPRIHWSAPDGLEVAGGGAAVRLRASGPDRFETLRTGARAVFADVDHDGPRATRPRMLGGLAFTDDHDATGPWTGFPAAGFSLPAAQLTRTSESTYLTVSRFGPDVDPERVEAELERVREDVATLPAMVPSGDPPGVRATRHRTDAAEWQAGVSEAAARIREGALRKVVLALALDVDLAGEVDVPSVLERLRRTYPQCYRFLVQPAETAGFFGAPPERLVRLTGRHVETEALAGSAARGDTPEEDADLAAALVESEKIQHEQGLVAETIRDLLAPLGEVTVGDQEVHRLATIQHLRTPITADLAADEHVLSIVEALHPTPAVGGLPPDVAERTIRETETFERGWYAGPVGWFDADGDGEFAVGIRSGVAGDRRATLFAGNGIVGDSDPEDEWDEVRLKYRPILDELERTGE; via the coding sequence ATGGAATCGGCGCGCAGCGGAGGCGTGGCGGCGGACGCGCGCGAGCGGGGCGTGCTCGTCAGTCGGTCCTGCGAGGTACCGGACGTCTCCTTTCGAGCCTTTCTCACCGAACGGGCGGTCCCACGAATCCACTGGTCGGCGCCGGACGGTCTCGAGGTGGCCGGCGGCGGCGCCGCCGTCCGACTGCGGGCGAGCGGGCCCGACCGCTTCGAGACGCTGCGCACCGGCGCGCGCGCGGTGTTCGCCGACGTGGACCACGACGGGCCGCGCGCGACCCGCCCGCGGATGCTCGGGGGCCTCGCGTTCACCGACGACCACGACGCGACGGGGCCGTGGACGGGGTTTCCCGCCGCCGGCTTCTCGCTCCCCGCCGCGCAACTCACCCGGACGAGCGAGTCGACGTACCTCACCGTCTCGCGGTTCGGCCCCGACGTCGACCCCGAACGCGTGGAGGCCGAACTGGAGCGCGTCCGCGAGGACGTCGCGACCCTCCCGGCGATGGTCCCGAGCGGCGACCCACCCGGGGTTCGCGCGACGCGCCACCGGACGGACGCCGCGGAGTGGCAGGCGGGCGTCAGCGAGGCGGCCGCGCGCATCCGCGAGGGCGCCCTCCGGAAGGTGGTGCTCGCGCTGGCGCTCGACGTGGACCTCGCCGGCGAGGTGGACGTCCCGAGCGTCCTCGAACGCCTCCGGCGGACCTACCCGCAGTGCTATCGCTTCCTCGTCCAGCCAGCCGAGACGGCCGGCTTCTTCGGCGCGCCGCCCGAGCGCCTCGTCCGGTTGACGGGGCGGCACGTCGAGACCGAGGCGCTCGCCGGGTCGGCCGCCCGGGGCGACACCCCCGAGGAGGACGCCGACCTCGCCGCCGCGCTGGTCGAGAGCGAGAAGATACAGCACGAACAGGGCCTCGTCGCGGAGACCATCCGCGACCTGCTCGCCCCGCTGGGCGAGGTGACCGTCGGCGACCAGGAGGTCCACCGCCTCGCGACCATCCAGCACCTCCGGACGCCCATCACCGCCGACCTCGCGGCCGACGAGCACGTCCTCTCCATCGTGGAGGCGCTCCACCCGACGCCGGCGGTGGGCGGCCTCCCGCCGGACGTCGCCGAGCGGACCATCCGCGAGACGGAGACGTTCGAGCGCGGCTGGTACGCCGGACCGGTCGGCTGGTTCGACGCCGACGGCGACGGGGAGTTCGCCGTCGGCATCCGCTCGGGCGTCGCCGGCGACCGGCGCGCGACCCTGTTCGCCGGCAACGGCATCGTCGGCGACAGCGACCCCGAGGACGAGTGGGACGAGGTCCGCCTGAAGTACCGCCCCATACTCGACGAGCTCGAGCGTACCGGAGAATGA
- the menD gene encoding 2-succinyl-5-enolpyruvyl-6-hydroxy-3-cyclohexene-1-carboxylic-acid synthase, with product MRTANRNTLWGAVLVDELANAGVDAVCLAPGSRCTPLTVAFADHPDVETFSHLDERSAAFFALGRAKRTGRPTPLVCTSGTAAANFHPAVVEAHQARVPMLVLTADRPRVLQHSGANQTIDQEKLYGDAVRHYRTLPEPEADARKLRALRTALARAVATAAGVEPGPVHLNVPFEKPLEPTPVPGDVPEGFADAHPEAVEGRDGPFVSVAAGAPEVDAATLEDLAGTLGAADRPLVVCGPEADLAPAALARLTGTLAAPVLADPLSGLRFGPHVDGNVLGGYDAYLDGVEPPDVVLRFGAAPTSKVVGTYLWDADARQVVVDPAGGWREATFTATDLVVADPTRLVDALADRLDPEDGPERGWRDRLVAREDAYWGLVEEDETFFEGAVLGDVTALAPDPATLFVSNSMPVRDLDRFGRPRSAALTALGNRGASGIDGITSSALGAGSATDDPLVLVTGDVAYYHDTNGLLAVARCGVDATIVVVNNDGGGIFHRLPIEDHDPPFTEFFRTPHGLDFEPTADLYGLEFVRTATREGFREAYRDSLRREGTQVVEVRLDGEASHRHREAFEQRVAAALGDGARKK from the coding sequence ATGAGGACGGCGAACCGAAACACCCTGTGGGGGGCGGTCCTCGTCGACGAGCTGGCGAACGCCGGCGTCGACGCGGTCTGTCTCGCCCCCGGCAGCCGGTGTACCCCCCTGACGGTCGCGTTCGCCGACCACCCCGACGTCGAGACGTTCTCGCACCTCGACGAGCGCTCGGCGGCGTTCTTCGCGCTCGGGCGAGCGAAACGGACGGGTCGGCCGACGCCGCTGGTCTGCACCTCGGGGACGGCGGCCGCCAACTTCCACCCCGCGGTCGTCGAGGCCCACCAGGCGCGCGTCCCCATGCTCGTGCTGACGGCGGACCGCCCGCGGGTCCTCCAGCACAGCGGCGCGAACCAGACCATCGACCAGGAGAAGCTCTACGGCGACGCCGTCCGCCACTATCGGACCCTCCCGGAGCCCGAGGCCGACGCCCGGAAGCTCCGCGCGCTCCGGACGGCCCTCGCGCGGGCCGTCGCCACCGCGGCCGGCGTCGAACCGGGACCCGTCCACCTCAACGTCCCCTTCGAGAAACCGCTGGAGCCGACGCCCGTCCCCGGGGACGTGCCGGAGGGGTTCGCCGACGCGCACCCGGAGGCGGTCGAGGGGCGTGACGGCCCGTTCGTCTCGGTGGCGGCGGGCGCGCCCGAGGTGGACGCGGCGACCCTCGAGGACCTCGCGGGGACGCTGGGGGCCGCCGACCGACCGCTCGTCGTCTGCGGCCCGGAGGCGGACCTCGCACCCGCGGCGCTCGCCCGACTGACCGGCACCCTCGCCGCGCCCGTCCTCGCCGACCCGCTCTCGGGTCTCCGGTTCGGCCCCCACGTCGATGGGAACGTCCTCGGGGGCTACGACGCCTACCTCGACGGGGTCGAGCCCCCGGACGTCGTCCTCCGGTTCGGCGCCGCGCCCACGTCGAAGGTCGTCGGGACCTACCTCTGGGACGCCGACGCCCGCCAGGTCGTCGTCGACCCCGCCGGCGGGTGGCGCGAGGCGACGTTCACCGCGACCGACCTCGTCGTCGCCGACCCCACGCGGCTGGTCGACGCGCTGGCCGACCGCCTCGACCCCGAGGACGGCCCCGAAAGAGGGTGGCGAGACCGCCTCGTCGCGCGAGAGGACGCGTACTGGGGGCTGGTCGAGGAAGACGAGACGTTCTTCGAGGGGGCGGTACTCGGAGACGTGACCGCGCTCGCGCCCGACCCGGCGACGCTGTTCGTCTCGAACAGCATGCCCGTCCGCGACCTCGACCGATTCGGTCGACCCCGGTCCGCGGCGCTCACCGCGCTCGGCAACCGGGGGGCCTCCGGCATCGACGGTATCACCAGCAGCGCCCTCGGCGCGGGGAGCGCCACCGACGACCCGCTGGTGCTCGTCACCGGCGACGTCGCGTACTACCACGACACGAACGGCCTGCTCGCGGTGGCGCGCTGCGGCGTCGACGCGACCATCGTCGTCGTGAACAACGACGGCGGCGGCATCTTCCACCGCCTCCCCATCGAGGACCACGACCCGCCGTTCACGGAGTTCTTCAGGACCCCCCACGGCCTCGACTTCGAACCGACCGCGGACCTCTACGGCCTGGAGTTCGTCCGGACGGCTACCCGCGAGGGGTTCCGGGAGGCGTACCGCGACTCGCTCCGACGGGAGGGGACGCAGGTCGTCGAGGTGCGCCTCGACGGCGAGGCGTCGCACCGTCACCGCGAGGCGTTCGAGCAGCGCGTGGCGGCCGCTCTCGGCGACGGGGCGCGAAAAAAGTAG
- a CDS encoding redoxin domain-containing protein — translation MVSEGDSAPTFTATLANGDVEEFDLSEHLGDGPTVLAFFPGAFTPPCSNEMVALQDHLGEFESAGATLYGVSADSAFSLNAFRDEHGLEFDLVSDMGRDVIESYDLTIDIEDLGLFGVANRAVFVLDEDGEVTYAWVSDDPTVEPDYDELLDAVESV, via the coding sequence ATGGTATCCGAAGGCGACAGCGCACCGACGTTCACCGCGACGCTCGCGAACGGCGACGTCGAGGAGTTCGACCTCTCGGAGCACCTCGGCGACGGCCCGACCGTCCTCGCGTTCTTCCCGGGGGCGTTCACGCCGCCGTGCTCGAACGAGATGGTCGCGCTGCAGGACCACCTCGGCGAGTTCGAGTCCGCCGGCGCGACGCTCTACGGCGTCAGCGCGGACTCGGCGTTCTCGCTCAACGCCTTCCGCGACGAACACGGCCTCGAGTTCGACCTCGTGAGCGACATGGGTCGCGACGTCATCGAATCCTACGATCTGACCATCGACATCGAGGACCTCGGCCTGTTCGGGGTCGCGAACCGGGCGGTGTTCGTCCTCGACGAGGACGGCGAGGTGACCTACGCGTGGGTGAGCGACGACCCGACCGTCGAACCCGACTACGACGAACTCCTCGACGCCGTCGAGTCGGTCTGA
- a CDS encoding 1,4-dihydroxy-2-naphthoyl-CoA synthase: MVSELFDADRWDPVDGFDFEDVTYHRAREQGTVRIAFDRPAVRNAFRPRTVDELYTALDHAKRQTDVGCVLLTGNGPSPKDGGWAFSSGGDQRIRGADGYQYEGDEEGAGPTGRLHILEVQRLIRFIPKPVVAVVPGWAVGGGHSLHVVCDLTLASADHAKFLQTDPDVASFDAGFGSAYLARQVGQKKAREVFFLGKTYSAEEAAEMGMVNEAVPHEDLEAVALEWAEAINGKSPTAIRMLKYAFNLDSDGLVGQQVFAGEATRLGYMTDEAAEGRDAFVEGREPDFSAFPWHY; this comes from the coding sequence ATGGTTTCGGAACTCTTCGACGCGGACCGCTGGGACCCCGTCGACGGCTTCGACTTCGAGGACGTCACGTACCACCGGGCGCGCGAGCAGGGGACGGTGCGGATCGCGTTCGACCGCCCGGCGGTGCGAAACGCCTTCCGCCCGCGGACGGTCGACGAACTCTACACCGCGCTCGACCACGCCAAGCGCCAGACGGACGTCGGCTGCGTCCTCCTCACCGGGAACGGTCCCTCACCGAAGGACGGCGGGTGGGCGTTCTCCTCGGGCGGCGACCAGCGCATCCGCGGCGCCGACGGCTACCAGTACGAGGGCGACGAGGAGGGAGCGGGACCGACGGGTCGCCTCCACATCCTCGAGGTCCAGCGCCTCATCCGGTTCATCCCGAAACCCGTCGTCGCCGTCGTCCCCGGCTGGGCCGTCGGCGGAGGGCACTCGCTGCACGTCGTCTGCGACCTCACGCTCGCCTCCGCCGACCACGCGAAGTTCCTCCAGACGGACCCCGACGTGGCGAGTTTCGACGCCGGCTTCGGCAGCGCCTACCTCGCCCGGCAGGTGGGTCAGAAGAAGGCCCGGGAGGTGTTCTTCCTCGGGAAGACCTACTCCGCCGAGGAGGCCGCCGAGATGGGGATGGTCAACGAGGCGGTCCCCCACGAGGACCTGGAGGCGGTGGCGCTCGAGTGGGCCGAGGCGATAAACGGGAAGTCCCCCACGGCGATCCGGATGCTGAAGTACGCGTTCAACCTCGACTCCGACGGACTGGTCGGCCAGCAGGTGTTCGCCGGCGAGGCGACGCGACTGGGCTACATGACCGACGAGGCCGCGGAAGGCCGGGACGCGTTCGTCGAGGGACGCGAACCGGACTTCTCTGCGTTCCCCTGGCATTACTGA
- a CDS encoding 1,4-dihydroxy-2-naphthoate polyprenyltransferase codes for MSTEVSRTKAWLMAARPQTLPAGASPVVVGTGLAVGSGVFSPLPALAALVGALLLQVGTNFANDYYDAVRGADTDDREGFTRVTQSGLIAPHEVKRAMYLTFLTAILLGTYLVYVGGVPILVVGLASVAAGIAYTGGPYPYGYRGLGDVFVFVFFGLVAVTGTYYVQAVDVLADPLALWVPAGTVPLAAVVASLPAAGLSTCILVVNNIRDRETDAAAGKRTLAVTFGYAFSRVEFLALLGMAYVVPVVFAATGDGLLTLLPLLTLPLAVSLSRTVLTETSGAALNPALETTGKLLAAHSGLFAVGLAAPALL; via the coding sequence ATGAGTACGGAGGTCTCTCGAACGAAGGCGTGGCTGATGGCCGCGCGGCCACAGACCCTTCCGGCGGGCGCGTCGCCCGTCGTCGTCGGGACCGGGCTGGCGGTCGGGAGCGGCGTGTTCTCCCCGTTGCCGGCGCTCGCCGCCCTCGTCGGCGCGCTCCTCCTGCAGGTCGGGACGAACTTCGCCAACGACTACTACGACGCCGTCAGGGGCGCCGACACCGACGACCGCGAGGGGTTCACCCGCGTCACGCAGTCGGGGCTCATCGCGCCTCACGAGGTCAAGCGCGCGATGTACCTCACCTTCCTCACCGCGATACTGCTCGGCACCTACCTCGTCTACGTCGGGGGCGTGCCCATCCTCGTCGTCGGGCTGGCGAGCGTCGCGGCGGGCATCGCCTACACGGGCGGCCCCTACCCCTACGGCTACCGGGGGCTCGGCGACGTGTTCGTCTTCGTCTTCTTCGGCCTCGTCGCCGTCACCGGGACGTACTACGTCCAGGCGGTCGACGTGCTGGCCGACCCGCTCGCGCTCTGGGTACCGGCGGGGACGGTCCCGCTCGCGGCCGTCGTCGCCAGCCTCCCGGCAGCGGGGCTCTCGACGTGCATCCTCGTCGTCAACAACATCCGGGACCGCGAGACGGACGCGGCGGCCGGCAAGCGTACCCTCGCGGTCACCTTCGGGTACGCGTTCAGCCGCGTCGAGTTCCTCGCGCTGCTCGGGATGGCCTACGTCGTCCCCGTCGTCTTCGCGGCGACGGGCGACGGCCTGCTCACGCTCCTGCCGCTGCTCACCCTTCCGCTCGCCGTCTCGCTGTCGCGGACGGTGCTCACGGAGACGAGCGGCGCGGCGCTCAATCCCGCACTCGAGACGACCGGAAAGCTCCTCGCGGCCCACTCGGGGCTGTTCGCCGTCGGCCTCGCCGCACCCGCGCTGTTATGA
- a CDS encoding mandelate racemase/muconate lactonizing enzyme family protein — protein sequence MNVEPYALTLAHPLTTAAGTIEEREGFVVTVAHRGERGVGEATPLPGWTESRDDCEAALRTARRTAERADVMTALDELSETPAARHALSLAVLDARSRATGVPLYRHLGGTSAVSGVPVNATVGDGSPAETATEANDAVGDGFRTLKVKVGARSVAADVDRLEAVRAAVGGEVDLRADANAAWTPAQAHEAFEAFGELGVEYVEQPLDDDDLSGHAALRGGPVGVALDESLAACGPEAVLAAAAADVLVLKPMALGGPDRARVVARRARERGLDVVVTTTIDAVYARTAAVHLAASLPAVPACGLATASLLAEDLANDPCRVGDGEITVPEGKGNVPAHSASTGA from the coding sequence ATGAACGTCGAGCCGTACGCGCTGACACTCGCGCACCCGTTGACGACGGCGGCGGGGACCATCGAGGAACGCGAGGGGTTCGTCGTGACCGTCGCCCACCGCGGGGAGCGGGGCGTCGGCGAGGCGACGCCGCTCCCCGGGTGGACGGAGTCCCGGGACGACTGTGAGGCGGCGCTCCGCACGGCCCGGCGGACCGCCGAGCGTGCGGACGTCATGACTGCACTCGACGAGCTATCCGAGACGCCCGCCGCGAGACACGCCCTCTCGCTCGCGGTGCTCGACGCCCGGTCGCGAGCGACGGGCGTCCCGCTCTACCGCCACCTCGGCGGGACGAGTGCCGTGTCGGGAGTGCCCGTCAACGCCACCGTCGGTGACGGGTCGCCCGCGGAGACGGCGACCGAGGCGAACGACGCCGTCGGGGACGGCTTCCGGACCCTCAAGGTGAAGGTCGGCGCCCGGTCCGTCGCGGCGGACGTCGACCGCCTCGAAGCGGTTCGCGCTGCCGTGGGCGGCGAGGTCGACCTCCGCGCGGACGCGAACGCGGCGTGGACGCCCGCGCAGGCGCACGAGGCGTTCGAGGCGTTCGGCGAACTGGGTGTCGAGTACGTCGAGCAACCGCTGGACGACGACGACCTGTCGGGCCACGCCGCCCTGCGAGGCGGCCCGGTGGGCGTCGCGCTCGACGAGTCGCTCGCGGCGTGCGGTCCCGAGGCGGTCCTCGCGGCCGCCGCCGCCGACGTCCTCGTCCTGAAGCCGATGGCGCTCGGCGGCCCCGACCGGGCGCGCGTCGTCGCCCGACGGGCGCGGGAGCGCGGGCTCGACGTGGTCGTGACGACGACCATCGACGCGGTGTACGCTCGCACCGCCGCCGTCCACCTCGCGGCGAGCCTCCCGGCGGTCCCCGCCTGCGGATTGGCGACGGCGTCGCTGCTCGCCGAGGACCTCGCGAACGACCCGTGTCGGGTCGGAGACGGCGAGATAACCGTCCCAGAAGGAAAAGGAAATGTACCAGCGCATTCTGCTTCGACAGGTGCGTGA
- a CDS encoding class I adenylate-forming enzyme family protein has product MYQRILLRQVRDWLGHRSRVTPDAAALVDTASGASLTFADLDAEVEALAGRLAAEGVCVDDHVGMLLDASPTAVTVVHAAMRVGGVLVPLSTRLTTAELEPRIERADLDVLVCEAGTEARALDAAGDVRVVSVDADGEAAAIGATDPQPFDLPEWDADDPLAMLYTSGTTGAPKLVVLTVMNVLSSASASAFRLGTLPDDRWASPLSMSSMGGLAPLYRTTLYGTALVLCPTDPDDLLEALGDQRPTGVSLVPTLLARLLEEGDLPDSLRFVLLGGAPAPDDLVRECGERGVPVCPTYGMTETASQVATARPGEAPAHVGTVGRPLLFTEVTVVDDHGDPLPRGHGGELVVAGPTVTAGYYDDPAATAEAFCPHGLLTGDVGRVDAEGRLWVGDRKADRIITGGQNVDPNEVVAALRSLEGVRDAAVVGLPDEEWGERVAALVETENGLDESSVEAHCRERLAGYKLPRVVGFGPLPRTESGTVDRAAVRERLEAVRATTDS; this is encoded by the coding sequence ATGTACCAGCGCATTCTGCTTCGACAGGTGCGTGACTGGCTGGGCCACCGTTCGCGCGTGACGCCGGACGCCGCGGCACTCGTCGATACCGCGAGCGGCGCGTCGCTCACGTTCGCCGACCTCGACGCCGAAGTCGAGGCGCTGGCCGGGCGACTCGCCGCGGAGGGCGTCTGCGTCGACGACCACGTCGGGATGCTCCTCGACGCCAGTCCGACGGCCGTCACCGTCGTCCACGCGGCGATGCGCGTCGGCGGCGTGCTCGTCCCGCTCTCGACGCGACTGACGACGGCCGAACTCGAACCGCGTATCGAGCGCGCCGACCTCGACGTCCTCGTCTGCGAGGCGGGGACGGAGGCGCGCGCGCTCGACGCCGCCGGTGACGTCCGCGTCGTCTCCGTCGACGCGGACGGCGAGGCGGCCGCCATCGGGGCGACCGACCCCCAGCCGTTCGACCTCCCCGAGTGGGACGCCGACGACCCGCTCGCGATGCTCTACACCTCGGGGACGACCGGCGCGCCGAAACTGGTCGTCCTCACCGTGATGAACGTGCTGTCGAGCGCGAGCGCCAGCGCCTTCCGGCTCGGAACGCTCCCGGACGACCGCTGGGCGTCGCCCCTGTCGATGAGTTCGATGGGCGGACTGGCGCCCCTCTACCGGACGACGCTCTACGGGACCGCGCTCGTCCTCTGTCCGACGGACCCCGACGACTTGCTCGAAGCACTCGGCGACCAGCGCCCGACCGGGGTCTCGCTCGTCCCGACGCTCCTCGCGCGACTGCTCGAGGAGGGCGACCTCCCCGACTCGCTGCGGTTCGTCCTGCTCGGGGGCGCACCCGCCCCGGACGACCTCGTTCGGGAGTGCGGCGAGCGCGGCGTCCCGGTCTGTCCGACCTACGGCATGACCGAGACGGCCTCGCAGGTCGCCACCGCCCGCCCCGGCGAGGCCCCCGCTCACGTCGGGACCGTCGGCCGGCCGCTGCTGTTCACCGAGGTGACCGTCGTCGACGACCACGGCGACCCGCTCCCGCGCGGGCACGGCGGCGAACTCGTCGTCGCCGGCCCGACGGTCACGGCCGGCTACTACGACGACCCGGCGGCCACCGCCGAGGCGTTCTGTCCGCACGGCCTGCTGACCGGCGACGTCGGCCGCGTCGACGCCGAGGGGCGCCTCTGGGTCGGCGACCGGAAGGCCGACCGCATCATCACCGGCGGACAGAACGTCGACCCGAACGAGGTCGTCGCCGCCCTCCGGTCGCTCGAGGGCGTCCGCGACGCCGCCGTCGTCGGCCTCCCCGACGAGGAGTGGGGCGAGCGCGTGGCGGCGCTCGTCGAGACGGAGAACGGTCTCGACGAGTCGAGCGTCGAGGCCCACTGCCGCGAGCGACTCGCGGGGTACAAACTCCCCCGCGTGGTCGGCTTCGGCCCGCTCCCCCGGACCGAGTCGGGGACCGTCGACCGGGCGGCGGTCCGCGAACGGCTGGAGGCGGTCCGCGCCACCACCGACTCCTGA
- a CDS encoding NRDE family protein: MCTLTVAWQVFDSHPVVVAANRDERLDRPSTAPAEFRDGEHRVVAPRDEEAGGTWLGYNDAGVVVAVTNRWVGDLGGERSRGLLVRDALREPSADAALAVVESELDARDYEGFNLLLADAADALLVEYDGAPSATRLDPGVHVVMNVGYDTTYVVPDVRPDLARQQAENGKRLLRALLPEDGERAAGWRERAADALGDHDYGVCIHPPEAAADGEGPAAGFGTKSSSLVAIDADGRGDYRFAPGPPCVTDYEPVDSQI, encoded by the coding sequence GTGTGTACACTCACCGTGGCCTGGCAGGTCTTCGACTCACACCCGGTGGTCGTCGCCGCGAACCGCGACGAGCGACTCGACCGGCCCTCCACCGCGCCCGCCGAGTTCCGCGACGGCGAGCATCGCGTCGTCGCCCCGCGCGACGAGGAGGCCGGCGGGACCTGGCTCGGCTACAACGACGCGGGCGTCGTCGTCGCCGTCACCAACCGGTGGGTGGGTGACCTGGGCGGCGAGCGCTCGCGCGGCCTGCTCGTCCGCGACGCGCTCCGCGAACCGAGTGCCGACGCCGCCCTCGCCGTCGTCGAGTCGGAACTCGACGCGCGCGACTACGAGGGGTTCAACCTCCTGCTCGCGGACGCCGCGGACGCACTCCTCGTCGAGTACGACGGCGCGCCGAGCGCCACCCGCCTCGACCCGGGTGTCCACGTCGTCATGAACGTCGGTTACGACACGACGTACGTCGTCCCCGACGTCCGGCCGGACCTCGCGCGCCAGCAGGCCGAGAACGGGAAACGCCTGCTCCGGGCGCTCCTCCCCGAGGACGGCGAGCGCGCGGCCGGGTGGCGCGAGCGCGCGGCCGACGCCCTCGGCGACCACGACTACGGCGTGTGTATCCACCCCCCCGAGGCGGCGGCCGACGGCGAGGGGCCAGCCGCCGGGTTCGGCACCAAATCCTCGTCGCTGGTCGCTATCGACGCCGACGGGCGGGGGGACTACCGCTTCGCGCCGGGGCCGCCGTGCGTCACCGACTACGAACCCGTGGACAGTCAGATTTAA
- a CDS encoding helix-turn-helix transcriptional regulator: protein MSATASEEDLTDDELAGLELVRESGGIHQSEFWKALDVSSRKGSRIVESLVEKELIDREDTVYEGHNTYYLTPTAADLDFSLLMAGDMLSPFVADDELDTSSDAFSQWIMRLAYQ, encoded by the coding sequence ATGAGCGCCACAGCATCCGAGGAGGACCTGACCGACGACGAGTTGGCGGGTCTCGAACTCGTGCGCGAGAGCGGGGGCATCCACCAGAGCGAGTTCTGGAAGGCCCTCGACGTCTCCTCGCGCAAGGGGAGTCGCATCGTCGAGTCGCTGGTCGAGAAGGAACTCATCGACCGCGAGGACACGGTCTACGAGGGGCACAACACGTACTACCTGACGCCGACGGCCGCCGACCTCGACTTCTCGCTGCTGATGGCCGGCGACATGCTCTCGCCGTTCGTCGCCGACGACGAACTCGACACGAGCAGCGACGCCTTCTCGCAGTGGATCATGCGGCTGGCGTACCAGTAG